atacctacttaatagtaaatagtagttAATTgttatcgatttttttgagtcGTTATTTGATATGcaaaacgttattatttattaattgaacatttaaaactgttaaatatattgtataggttacatattttaatgatatctattatttactgtgagtaaaaataataaaaaatattgataaaattataaaacgtcaattaagtttataaaatggtAATCTGTGAACAgtcttttttatttcatattcataCAACTCAGATCAGTAGTAAATACAAAAGTAGGCACTAGgcgtgttttaaatatttattattatttattagcaattCGGACTTTggaagtaggtaggtagggcGAGTAGATATGCATTGTTGGGTacagcataatattacaagCAGTAGCCGGTCTTATTTAATAtgcctataataatagtataatataagacgAGTTTACATGAGTAGcgagtatataggtatatatcagTAGACCATATAGAGGTGGTATCCCCACTTGTGAGTTATTGTGTCCTAACCCCCaagataaattttaacgaattataataggtagataaaaacattgtaaacgtataatgttaggtatattattaaatcttatcCACCTTTTAATATGCGCTTATTGCTTTGAATAAAAAgtgtagatttttatttttaagtcaaaattagtttataattttaaacgttattcttatttatgtttaaaatgtatgaatctTGGCACAgagtaaaaaagtattaaatttttttattactttttatccATGACAAAGAaagattatttgttattattttattatttgtcatgtatttattttttacctacaCAGCTGTCGGCTACTACACTATAATTCTTTATACTGTGGTTTTGATTTTAGAGTTCAGGGTACCTACATAGAGTCATTAATCATGCATCcatatacacaaatacataatgtaaatactttaatttttaatatatatattatattattattgtttagtggAGGtaggtaattcaaaaatttacctattgataaattgaattacttaataaagattataatCAAACACTTACCTTCATGAtttacttcaaaataaataaactgtacATTGTATTTACACGTACTGTTActgttacttattaaaatttgtgagTGATGTGTTAAGTTAGATACACTATATTTTGTGTCTATTTTACATAGGcaggtatatatgtatatacattatttttttaacacaatttcTCAATAAATGttctcttaaaatttaaaatctatcataaatataaactaaacagaaagattgtaaaattgaataatataataaaaaaaaatctattttgggTATGACAGCACATAATATGCTATTGGAtagtagatttatttaaaatattatattaaataaattttattataattcatcatGATTACAATCATTTATAGGTAAAATGTGTCTATTGCtcatttgtacatatttaccagctatatttctgtataactgtaactataattagtataaatatataggtaattactaattacaaaTGAAATGGATACATATTGAAACCTGAAAGCTACCTTTAACTTCAACTTTAATTTACCTTTAAAactgtaatgtatatttttcgcTAAATTTTTACAcatggtaaataaaaaatgtactctAATCGTCAAAgcgtacataaaaatacaacagtAAATTTGAACATGCTAAAAGtcaagtaaaaattaagtagATTCAAAAACAACATGTATCCAACGCAATTACAACAAAAGAAAATGATTAAGTCAAAACTCAAATACTGTAGTAGTAAAATAATCTGTTACAGTTATACAAATTCATGACAAGTATGATAAgatgtaaataaaacaactattttttttattgaagaattggtaatattttattttctacttttACCAAACACCAAGCTTAAATATgtctttaaaaatgcattttaaatgtttattgtagAAATATGcagtatttgaaaaataatataaccactATTAcctaatcataaatatttttgaagaatgTTTAATATCTGAATTAGaatgtatttgtaattttttttataattaactctcaaatgtgtttttttagcattttcaaatatattagtgATGTTTAATGGTTTTTCTTTGGCCAGAATCTATGTTTTCAGTTTAAAACCTTAGATACttaggtaatttttattaagttaaaaaaatactcaaatgTGTTGTTCAATCTTAATGCAGTAGAATacatgtaaaaatgaaatacatgaataatattgtaaattaaactttatttagttaataaaataaaatttaagtcaaTAACAACATCTAACCTAACCAAGAATTCCATTAATTTTCATGTAATCAATATCATAAACTTTTAAGTAATGTAAACAAACAATTGCAGAACCCTGTTCTGCCcaccttttatttttttccctgaaaagtataaatatatcagaaataaatattatattttttttttattcacaaattaataattaccaaaaagatgatgaatatttttgattatcaaATGTCACCGTGCTTTTGAaaagtttttcaaattgttctGTATGATATTTTGGTAATGgcttattgtgtttttttgcccaattcaataattttgtttttggcaAGTCTTCAGGTCTGGGGTACAATGaacgtatatacatacactttaaactattaacataatttgatTCTTCTTCATCAGTAGAATTCTGCTTAATTCGTTTTTGATCATTACACGCTACATCTCTTTCTTCAAAACGAAGATAGttcattttcttttgtttttgacGACAGTAATCACCTAATTCCCAAAGgtcactaaaaaattaaaatgatgaaatattgggtaaattaaatgtctaaattaattataattttttaggatCAGTTCACATTAGTACAGTATTGGGCGGtagttaagttaaaacaaagcaaaatctaaaaactaaAGATTAAGGTGGTTACACAAAAAACAAGTGAAATAGGTAATAAGTTGGAGTCGTGTATAATTATGGAATATAGGTAAactataaatctaaattacgTTATAACATACACTTAAAATAGCAATAAATTTGGACATCGAATAGtctattctataatcaataaCAAAACTGACTACAGACTGCAAACTGTACTAATAGGAACCTGCCTTTAAACAAACCAAATTTGTTGTAAGGATGTAGACTCCAAAAAAAGTCTTCCCTGCTCTGtttcttgaatattttgtagcatattttgaatacagtATTTTGAATTTGGAGCAACATTATCATAATCAACAGCGTGGTGTAGGTAATCTCTTATTACggtaaataattctaattttccatcctttttaaatatagaacaatttttttcagctGTACGTGCTATCATAACACTTGAACAACCAGTTACGTTTTTGAACTTAATTATATCctcaaatactttaatttcttTTGACCCAccactacaaaaaaataaaatacatcaaaaatattattttttaaagttataaatgtataatacatataatacattggtACCTCATGCTTTCAACTAATAGGAGTGCTTACAATCTCTTTTACtcattatatattcttatctaCTCATTTAtccatcatattaaaataactattaatacaactaaacaatacattatttgaacatttatgATTAGAGcaagtacttattttttctttgctAGTTGATCTACTGTGTACAGTGCCATATTTCCCAGTAAACACTATAAGCTAGTGCTTAGAGCggcaaatagtttttaatatgacatttttattatgtcaCTAGAACTAAAAGAAATgcaactaattataaaatgtttttagaccAACAGGattgtagaaatatttatattttataatttccaatttcaaaattgtagAGTTTATCGCCCTATTATATAGCATTGctgcattatttataaatttttcattaccatgttgtatatatatgacTTGACAACAGACaagtagatataaaaatatttcagataATTTTACAGAATCCTAAAAAAAGTTTGCGGCACCTTGGTTGGGAATCTCtgctttaatagtttaataacattttttagactagaaaaatatttatattaaaagacGGCAATTTGTTTATTGCCTAAAGCAGCACAATGGTTAAATCCGACACTGactgtatatacttatatgctGTATTTACTTTGTAAGcaacaaatgtaatataatttactacattTGACTAACATTATTAGTACGTACatggtacatttatttatctagACATTTTAGGGTAAAtagagcttttttttttattttaagttcatactttaatttataatgaattttactgttttaatatttaattcatttttagattattttctggaaataatataattgctaaatattttcaatgaattaattcaaataatactttaatttattagtgagACCAAATTTCtacgattaataaataatgtagacTAAATCATATAGAAATACTGCAATAGACTTTATCTAATTTAGGTAATTTGATGCAAGTATAAGTGGCCATTATAGAGTGTGTGCTATACTTCTAAtagattctataataattcaatattttaattctatttttgagaattttgaatgtatttaaGTCCTTGTTCTACTAATGATTCAATCTGTACATTACTAGACACTAGtatcttatatatttgtttatcattACTAACTTAGCAATAACTGGGATATTTAATGCTTCAGATATAGCTTTAATGAAATGGTTTCTATTTGGATGTATTGGTCTCTCTTTAATGGTACGGCCATGTATACCGATTGCAGCCACTCCAGTAGCAGCTAATTTTTTACACAACGAAATTGTATCATCAATATCTTCTAACACGCGAATCTTGCATGTCACTGGTATTTTAACAGCTGAAACTACTGCAGAAAGAATCGCACAAGCCTTGTCAGGATTAAATAAAAGAGCAGCTCCCATTCCTCCTTTGAGTGAGAAGTCTTTTGGGCAACCCATGTTTATGTCAATTCCTGCTACATCTTGTTCtctaatggtaataataaaaaaaaataatacaatttagtacATAtggttatgaaaattatactcACACTACTTGTGCAGCCTTAGCTGCTCGTTCAGGATCACTAGTGCCAATTTGAAGAACAACATATGGCTTTTCGCGTGAGCAAGTACGGAATACTACAGTAGCATCACTTTTGTcaatataatcaatactttgtaatgtttctaaaataattatataggttgtctatcatgtaattaaaaattgtaattttaaattaccatttACTTTTCGATAACATCTAATTAGCCTATGATCAATTAATTCTTCGGTGTATACAATATCTGCTCCGTAATCCAATGCCAATAAACGCATTGGTAGTGTGTTTATTCTGACCATGGgtgctaaaataattttgttgtcgTAACATAGTTGCTTTATGTTTTCCATACAGACCATAAATAAACTACACTCAGTAAAAAAACGGTATtttgtaatcaaaataataatttctcttGATCaactaaaaaacttaaatttaaaataagattaaatttagttgaatttgtatttaaccACGAAAAACTAtccaattatttgtatattaaatttattttacaaactattacttttttgtaGTAACTTACTAatttatcgtaaaaaaaattaaaataactttacatttccaatattcaatttaatttattgtaaaacgtTTAAAAGTGTTGTGATTGTGttatcataacatttataatcgtatcagatattatttttggtaaatacCACGGTTAATTTACATACCGCACCAGTCGCTTACGAATTTCCATCATAGATATAAAGGCATAAGCCATAAAGTTTTAAACGTTACAGATCGTATACTGTATgtctgtatttattaaaactaataaaacgtTTTCTGCTACAGAAGCACAGCATTTTATCTTAGGGCTTAGATTATTGGTGTACGGTagttaaatcattatacaaatctaggaattaaaatgtaataaaactttataaattatccagTCTTAAATAACCTGTAGTACACTGCACCAATTAAATATTGGCACGTGTTGTAGTATGTGCAACatttcaaaaaccataattcAGCTACTTCACAATTGAATAATTCTCATACAGTATACCCATTACTCAGagcaatgttaaataaataaacaacaaaattcaATGGTTGTAAGAAGACAGCTTTAACTTTGTAATGTTTAACGTTTAATCAACcaagataaaaaacaaaaaaaaacatttatacatatgtacatGTGGACTTATTAActacaagtataaataatataattatgtgcaTCAAGCGTTAGACTTGTTAGTTTTTATACTACCCTTGGTTCttctgtatttatattgtttgaattaCTATTTTCTTGCTGAGATTTACCAGCTTGTCGAAATCTCTCAAGTATCATTGCTTCATAATCCAAAAATGCctaggaaaataataaattattgtataaatactaaattgattaacatgatttaaaaaaaaaatacttgtgcAGATGATGCagtttttgaagtattttcagtatggttgacattttgattttgataagctgaaaatatattactaggATTTTGAGCCGAGGTATGAGAAGAACTTTTTTTAGTGTCTTGTCCATAATCTCCGAGAAAACTCACAATTAGTGGAGAATTTGGATAACCAACTTCTAAATTTTTGGCATTAATCtaacaaaatatagtatttgtaTGAACACAGATAGTAGtggtattaatgtttaatttactttaaaattacttacagCAGAAGTCTTAGATTTGTACTCAACAAGAGcaacacattttttgttttctagtACCACAACAGTTATTACATCGCCATgctaaaatatgtaatgtattagagattaatatttaataaataattttgataaattacctACCTTTGAAAACAATGATGTTAAATTCTCTTTATTATACACTCCATTTTCCTTCCACTTTACTTTTAGCTTGAATGAACCAATCTTTTCTTTCTCAGATTCTTGCTGTTTAAGAAGCTCATTAACGCGAGCTCTTTCTTTAGCAAGTAGAGATGAACTTTCTTTCCTTAAACGTTCCAGTTCtttctgtatatttataaatatatataacatcatataaaaaaaagaaaaaagaaacaaaatacaaatttacctCAAAATTACGTTCCACTGTATCTTTTTGTTTTCCCAATGCTGCATTTTCTCTTTTAACAAGATCATctataagtttttttcttttcgaaTCATATTCTTTTTCACGCAATTTAGCAGCAATTTTAGCATTTACTAACTTGTCATAAGCTAACTAAGAATAAgtaacaacattaaaaataagactatttacaatacaaaagCAACAAATCTTACTCGTGCTGCAGTGTCCGTtagaatagttaatattttagataactgCAAAAACAATTGAGCTGCTTTAGGATTATCAGGATTTTTATCTGGATGGCATTGTAGAGCTTTCTTCCGATATGCTGTTTTAATCTGATTGAAATAgccaatattaatatgtattacatggaaaatcaaaaattgccTTACCTCTTTTTCAGTAGCGGACTGTTGGATCTCAAGTATTCCATAAAGATCTAAATCTTTCAAATCTGAATccatcttaataatataaattctataaaacaaacagacactatattattatataaaaatcgaGTAACAAGTTGCAAATTGCaacttacaagttacaatattagtaaaatactaaaatatgaaaagaCCCAAAACGGCAAACGCGAGTTACTAGTTTGTTAtcagtttgtattatttatattgatacctTGACGGAtacatagacataatatatattatgtctatggaCGGATACCacagattaaaaattttatcacaGAATATTCTGTGAGGTTTTGTTATTCGATTTAtgttgataaatgataatacaactgttaattttattttatgagatgtttttcttttgaatatttatatttatcgaatttaaattcttttcattaaaatacatcataatgAATTCTGGTATTCCAATTTTTCCAACTATGATCCCAAATATCGTAAATCCATTATGGTTTAGTGTTGATGAGCCTAAAAACGAAGATACAGAGCTTATACGAATAGAAAGTATCCACCAAAACTGggtaaaattaagaatatttactagaatattttacaaacgtacctatttattaataataattcatatattttttagttacttacattaacaaataaaatcaacgACAAAGACTTTCCAGTACCAATTGGCAAAACGGCAACTGaagtaatacatttgtttCAATATCTTTCTCATGACTCATAATTTTTCtgcattatttgtattgtttgtaacagttttcttttattagttgtagttcatttatttgttataatattatctttagtgATATTTGAAgtagttttattgaattataatttttaaaattctaaacaaATAGGTACAAAGGTACCTAGTGACGCAGTGAACGGTGTTTTATAATGCCTAGGCATCATGGTAGATTTTTTTGGGAGTGGGATGGTtggatacataattttttaccaataacataaaattaaaattaaaatatatacaggtacataataatattatgtattatatattaggtatattaaggGGATAAAGAGTGGGTAGttactgaaaaataaagttgTGCTGTTATGCATCATGATTCACCACGCCACTGAAGATACCTATAAAGTatgcattataaaaatgtaaaacaccACTGagtcacaataattttaagacattTGTACAAATAAgacaattattgatttaaaacattcatgtttatgtacaacataatataattattctgttAAAAACTGTTCTTAGCAGCAATGGTTTAtactatcattataatattattatgcatacctacctatgtacattttatgcttcatttataattttaatttatttattttcctttttaataggtacaagATGAAGAAGATGAAGAGGATGAAGAAGAAGAGGTCAATGCTTCAGATGATAGTGAAACCCATGATGAGGAAGATGACGATGTCGAAATGGATGTTACCAATGCATATGATCGAGATTCACCCATTTCTGTTTCtactagataaaaataaataataatagttattgttttgaatcatctataataatgacaaaaattgtatactcattgcaataatatgtcattactcattaattattatagtgcaCAACTAAATAagtgttaaatacatttttaaaagttgttcatgtatcatatattttacaattttaaaataaataattaattgaccaaaatgaaaaacaataacaactactgtatatattattattgttactttttttaataaatgattgtgTTAGAGACTTAAAGTGAATCTTTTAACAGTTACACTTATCTCAAAATATGAAGAAGcgagaaattatttttgttcatcattttttttttcaaataatcacattttaattttattatttaaattaaaattctttttgaaagcttcataatataaaaaaaatgtattattctgaAAAATGTTGATCCACTTCTCCGctcattaaatactttaagcACTTATTAACTATTTGACTATATTtctgtgtttaatatttatattgttattagttatagttAAGGTAATAGTGTAGTTCACGTGTAATCAcgaattaacttaattaactttactatataattttatacttaaggtATATCTTAATTCATGACCGTGATATAAACTTTTGTTACAGAttcaatgaaatttatttaattctgtgTTATTGTCTATTACATAACATTGTAGacgtaataatgttaatataaatctattt
The DNA window shown above is from Aphis gossypii isolate Hap1 chromosome 2, ASM2018417v2, whole genome shotgun sequence and carries:
- the LOC114125531 gene encoding dnaJ homolog subfamily C member 17 isoform X2; protein product: MDSDLKDLDLYGILEIQQSATEKEIKTAYRKKALQCHPDKNPDNPKAAQLFLQLSKILTILTDTAARLAYDKLVNAKIAAKLREKEYDSKRKKLIDDLVKRENAALGKQKDTVERNFEKELERLRKESSSLLAKERARVNELLKQQESEKEKIGSFKLKVKWKENGVYNKENLTSLFSKHGDVITVVVLENKKCVALVEYKSKTSAINAKNLEVGYPNSPLIVSFLGDYGQDTKKSSSHTSAQNPSNIFSAYQNQNVNHTENTSKTASSAQAFLDYEAMILERFRQAGKSQQENSNSNNINTEEPRVV
- the LOC114125522 gene encoding tRNA-dihydrouridine(20) synthase [NAD(P)+]-like isoform X2 — protein: MLSKKTLQSIDYIDKSDATVVFRTCSREKPYVVLQIGTSDPERAAKAAQVVEQDVAGIDINMGCPKDFSLKGGMGAALLFNPDKACAILSAVVSAVKIPVTCKIRVLEDIDDTISLCKKLAATGVAAIGIHGRTIKERPIHPNRNHFIKAISEALNIPVIANGGSKEIKVFEDIIKFKNVTGCSSVMIARTAEKNCSIFKKDGKLELFTVIRDYLHHAVDYDNVAPNSKYCIQNMLQNIQETEQGRLFLESTSLQQICDLWELGDYCRQKQKKMNYLRFEERDVACNDQKRIKQNSTDEEESNYVNSLKCMYIRSLYPRPEDLPKTKLLNWAKKHNKPLPKYHTEQFEKLFKSTVTFDNQKYSSSFWEKNKRWAEQGSAIVCLHYLKVYDIDYMKINGILG
- the LOC114125531 gene encoding dnaJ homolog subfamily C member 17 isoform X1, yielding MSMYPSRIYIIKMDSDLKDLDLYGILEIQQSATEKEIKTAYRKKALQCHPDKNPDNPKAAQLFLQLSKILTILTDTAARLAYDKLVNAKIAAKLREKEYDSKRKKLIDDLVKRENAALGKQKDTVERNFEKELERLRKESSSLLAKERARVNELLKQQESEKEKIGSFKLKVKWKENGVYNKENLTSLFSKHGDVITVVVLENKKCVALVEYKSKTSAINAKNLEVGYPNSPLIVSFLGDYGQDTKKSSSHTSAQNPSNIFSAYQNQNVNHTENTSKTASSAQAFLDYEAMILERFRQAGKSQQENSNSNNINTEEPRVV
- the LOC114125522 gene encoding tRNA-dihydrouridine(20) synthase [NAD(P)+]-like isoform X1, which translates into the protein MVCMENIKQLCYDNKIILAPMVRINTLPMRLLALDYGADIVYTEELIDHRLIRCYRKVNETLQSIDYIDKSDATVVFRTCSREKPYVVLQIGTSDPERAAKAAQVVEQDVAGIDINMGCPKDFSLKGGMGAALLFNPDKACAILSAVVSAVKIPVTCKIRVLEDIDDTISLCKKLAATGVAAIGIHGRTIKERPIHPNRNHFIKAISEALNIPVIANGGSKEIKVFEDIIKFKNVTGCSSVMIARTAEKNCSIFKKDGKLELFTVIRDYLHHAVDYDNVAPNSKYCIQNMLQNIQETEQGRLFLESTSLQQICDLWELGDYCRQKQKKMNYLRFEERDVACNDQKRIKQNSTDEEESNYVNSLKCMYIRSLYPRPEDLPKTKLLNWAKKHNKPLPKYHTEQFEKLFKSTVTFDNQKYSSSFWEKNKRWAEQGSAIVCLHYLKVYDIDYMKINGILG
- the LOC114125532 gene encoding anaphase-promoting complex subunit 15 codes for the protein MNSGIPIFPTMIPNIVNPLWFSVDEPKNEDTELIRIESIHQNWLLTLTNKINDKDFPVPIGKTATEVQDEEDEEDEEEEVNASDDSETHDEEDDDVEMDVTNAYDRDSPISVSTR